The DNA region CGAACCTTGTCGGTTGGCGACGAGCTGCCAGAAGACATTGCAGAGTATTTGAACTCTCTTGGCTATGTTTCTGCGCCAATGGTTGAAGACAAGGGACAGTATGCTTTGCGCGGAGGTATCGTTGATATCTTTGCACCCACGGAAGAATTGCCGGTTCGATTGGATCTGTTTGGCGATCAAATTGAAACGCTTCGGTACTTCAACGTCAGTGATCAGCGCAGCGCCGATGAAATTAGATCTTTTCAGCTGACTCCGGCTCGCGAAATTCTATTTAGAGACGAAACACACGAAAGACTTCTGCAACGAGTGCGCGCAAGTATTGAAGATCGCCCTGTTGAAAAAGCAGAGGCCGATGAAACTTTGCGCTCGCTTGTTTTAAAGAATTCTTTTCCAGGAATTGAATTCTTATTGCCGTATTTCTATGGAGAACCCGCAGCGCCGACAGAGCATTTCCAAAACCCGGTCAATGTCTGGTTCCTTGATCCCGTAGAAATTTCCCGCAATGCGGATGATTTCATCGCTGAACTGAAAGCTGACTACAACACCAGCTCTTCCCACGTGATTCGCCCAGAGATGGATCTGCTGTATCAAAATTTTGAATTGCTGACATATCCACAAAACAGTCGGCAGGTTTACTTCTCTACTCTTGAATATTTGGATAATGAAAATGCGGCGGATGCCCACGTTGAATACCGAACATCTTTAACTCAGGATTTTTCAAATCTATCGAGTGCCAACCCTGTGGGCTCTGAATTATGGTTGCAAGCTGCAACCAACAAACTTCACAAGTGGCGCGATGACGGCTACCGAATCTTCGTAAGCACCAAGAATCAATCCCATATCGATCGTCTGGCTTTGATATTTGAAAAGCTCGAGATGAAAGCGGTCCGCTGCAATCAGGATGAGTATCGCTGGGATTCCTGGCTGCAGGAGCAAGATAGCGACAAGCACCTGATTCACATAGTAAGTCGCTACTTGTCTGACAGTCTTCGTCTGGATGAAGAGCGCGTTATCTTTTTGCGCGACGAGGATTTCTTTGGCAAAAAAATGCGCAGCCGCGAGTCCACGGCCGCTCAGGACTTCCAAAAGCAGGCTAAACGACTTTCCTTTGGAGATTTAAAGCCCAATGATCTGGTCGTTCACGTTAAGCACGGCATCGGTGTTTACGAAGGACTGAAGATCATGAACATTGGTGGAGTTGAGTCTGAATACATTCAGATTGGCTTCAAGGACAAAGATAAACTGTATCTGCCCGTCTATCGTGTGGGTCAGTTGCAAAAGTTCTCCGGGGCCGGAGCCACCACAGTTTTAGATAAACTTGGCGGGACCGCCTGGGAGAAAACAAAAGCCAAAGTTAAATCCCATGTTCGCGACATCGCGGCAGATCTGTTGGCACTTTATGCAAAACGTGCAGAAATGCATCGTCCTCCATTTGAATTCCGTGAAAACGAGATTCAACTTTTTGAAAATGGTTTTCCATATGAGGAAACCAACGATCAATTGCGCGCCATTGGCGATATTCTTTCTGACCTAAAGTCCACCAAGCCCATGGATCGCTTGGTTTGCGGTGACGTTGGCTTTGGAAAAACCGAAGTGGCAATGCGAGCGACCTTTTTTGCAGTTCAGGCGCGCAGACAAGTCGCTATTCTTGCCCCAACGACAGTTCTGACTTTCCAGCACTTTGAAACTTTCAAAAAACGCTTTGAGGGATGGCCGGTCGATATACGTGTATTGAACCGCTTCGTGACACCGGCAGAATCCAAAAAAACCATCCAGGACATCAAAGATGGCAAGGTCGATATTATCGTCGGCACTCATAAGTTGCTGGGCAGTTCGATTGGTTTTAAAGATCTTGGTTTGTTAATCATCGACGAAGAACAAAAGTTCGGCGTCACTCACAAAGAGAAAATCAAGAAAATCAAAACCAGTGTCGACACGCTGACTTTGTCAGCAACACCGATTCCACGTACTTTGAATATGGCATTGGTGGGAATTCGCGATCTAAGTTTGATTAATACCGCTCCAGTGGATCGTTTGCCGACACGCACCTTCGTTACTAAGTTCGACGAAGAAACCGTGCGCAAGGCTATCACCGCGGAAATTTCCCGTGGTGGTCAGGTTTACTTTATTCATAATCGCATTGAATCCATTTATGGATTGGCCGATGAAATTCGCAAAATCGTTCCCGAAGCCCGCATCAAAGTGGCCCACGGACAAATGGAGGAACACGAGCTGGAAAAAGCCATGCTCTCGTTCTTCCATCATGAAATTGATGTGCTGATCTGTACGGCGATTGTTGAATCCGGCATGGACGTGCCTCGCGCCAACACTATGTTCATTGATTCCGCTCACATGTTCGGCTTGTCGCAGCTGTATCAATTACGTGGTCGTGTCGGGCGTTCAAAAACCCGCGCTTACTGCTACCTGATGATGCCGCGAAATCGCAAGCTGGACAAAGAACAGCAAGAGCGCCTGAAGATCATTCAGGAAAACACGGCCCTGGGCAGTGGAATCAAAATCGCACAGTACGATCTTGAGTTGCGGGGATCTGGCAACATCCTTGGTGAAGAGCAATCCGGCCACGTGAATACCGTGGGTTATGAGTTGTATATGGATCTATTGAATGAGGCTTTAGCGGAAGCTAAGGGGGAGAAAGTTGAAGACATGGAGCTTGATCCAGAAATCAACCTTAAGATTCCAGCTTTAATCCCTGACGCCTACATTAAAGACATCCGCATTCGCCTGGGTTACTACAAGGCCCTGGCCGAAATCACATCCACTGATGACCTGGATCGTATCGAAGAAGAATTGCGCGATCAGTTTGGTCCGATCCCGGATCAAACAGTCAATCTTATGGGTTTGATGCTGATTCGTCGCCAATGTAAAGAACTGGGCGTTCGAGACATCAGCGCCGGTCTCACATCTATTTCTTTGGTGTTTACAGAGAAAACAAAATTGGATCCTACGAAAGTCATTCAGTTGGCGATGAAAGAATCCAAAAAATATTCCATCACTCCGGATAATCGCCTGAATATAAAGATGTCCAACATCTCTTGGTCAGCGGTTCACGAGGAAATGGATAAATTGTTGCGATTAATTTAGAATTCCAGGCGCAAACCTGCGCCCCATATCGGATCTGATTCCATATTGGCTTCTGTATCGTCACCCGCAGCCAAGTATTGACTCATGAACACATCAAGAAACGTATTTTCCAAGCCGTAGTTGAAGGTGGCGGCTTTCGCAGTGTCGCGATCAAGCCAATCCAGTTGTAATAAGAAACCCACCGAATACGAATAACCCACTGGCGCATCTTCATTGATGGTGCTGGTCGGAGATTTATCCGTAAGACTCATTTTATACATCGACATGCCAAAGTAAGGGACCACATAAGGCTCGTTCATGATGTTGTCCATGGAATACTTTAAGGTCGCCATCAGTTTGGAAATTTCCAGTGTGCGATCTTCTCCGCTGCGGTTATCTTGGATGCTGCCCATTCCATAGGAGCCACCAATGGCCACGGAGCCGAGTGAAAAGTTGTATTTGTAGTCCATCGCCAAGCTTATAATTGGCAGGGAAGCTCCATCAAAAAGCTCTTGATAAGTTTTCCCATCATTGATGGAAACGAAGCTTACGGGAACATAGTCCTCATATTCCAAACCAAAGTAGATACCATGAGTTTCCCGACGGATCTTGTAGTCAGCCAGGTTGTCCTGTGCGATTTCTTTTTCAACCAAGGAATTGGTGTGGACTTCCACATATCCCTCTTCTGGTTCCTCAATGC from Bdellovibrio sp. GT3 includes:
- the mfd gene encoding transcription-repair coupling factor, whose protein sequence is MKAEMTHTRLESILDRAFETTRGKVQVTGASSPLALAFFLSQTYSKKINSLPHLVVVGSHAEANKLQQLLQFFDPLRQSTILPAFDVSAYSGLYPNTRIAADRIRFLAKAQAARPGEIFIASPDALIQKTIPVKILKETSRTLSVGDELPEDIAEYLNSLGYVSAPMVEDKGQYALRGGIVDIFAPTEELPVRLDLFGDQIETLRYFNVSDQRSADEIRSFQLTPAREILFRDETHERLLQRVRASIEDRPVEKAEADETLRSLVLKNSFPGIEFLLPYFYGEPAAPTEHFQNPVNVWFLDPVEISRNADDFIAELKADYNTSSSHVIRPEMDLLYQNFELLTYPQNSRQVYFSTLEYLDNENAADAHVEYRTSLTQDFSNLSSANPVGSELWLQAATNKLHKWRDDGYRIFVSTKNQSHIDRLALIFEKLEMKAVRCNQDEYRWDSWLQEQDSDKHLIHIVSRYLSDSLRLDEERVIFLRDEDFFGKKMRSRESTAAQDFQKQAKRLSFGDLKPNDLVVHVKHGIGVYEGLKIMNIGGVESEYIQIGFKDKDKLYLPVYRVGQLQKFSGAGATTVLDKLGGTAWEKTKAKVKSHVRDIAADLLALYAKRAEMHRPPFEFRENEIQLFENGFPYEETNDQLRAIGDILSDLKSTKPMDRLVCGDVGFGKTEVAMRATFFAVQARRQVAILAPTTVLTFQHFETFKKRFEGWPVDIRVLNRFVTPAESKKTIQDIKDGKVDIIVGTHKLLGSSIGFKDLGLLIIDEEQKFGVTHKEKIKKIKTSVDTLTLSATPIPRTLNMALVGIRDLSLINTAPVDRLPTRTFVTKFDEETVRKAITAEISRGGQVYFIHNRIESIYGLADEIRKIVPEARIKVAHGQMEEHELEKAMLSFFHHEIDVLICTAIVESGMDVPRANTMFIDSAHMFGLSQLYQLRGRVGRSKTRAYCYLMMPRNRKLDKEQQERLKIIQENTALGSGIKIAQYDLELRGSGNILGEEQSGHVNTVGYELYMDLLNEALAEAKGEKVEDMELDPEINLKIPALIPDAYIKDIRIRLGYYKALAEITSTDDLDRIEEELRDQFGPIPDQTVNLMGLMLIRRQCKELGVRDISAGLTSISLVFTEKTKLDPTKVIQLAMKESKKYSITPDNRLNIKMSNISWSAVHEEMDKLLRLI